A single window of Candidatus Flexicrinis proximus DNA harbors:
- a CDS encoding glycosyltransferase family 4 protein, whose protein sequence is MAADGHEVTVLTGLPNYPDGVINPPYRGKIGYRETIDGVDVRRVWVFASPSKRARSRLINQFSFMIMTALRGTRLRRPDAILVESHPLFVTLAAGWLRRLKRAHVVLNVSDLWPESAVATGMLRAESLLVKVAARIERWAYNDAAHIIGMSQGIVDGIVAVFPEPLRVSLIKNGVDLNLFKPADPVARAGAREKLGLGTEAFVVAHIGNQSLTYDFDLILFAAAACPDITFLFAGGGSQAAYIESQVTTHRLSNVRLLGTLPHDSMPLVWAAADVSLLAFHDHTVAGTTIPAKIYESFATGTPLVAAIRGEGAALIEKAGAGVIVRVGDKQAFVHALHEMAASPQRLSEMGRAGRAYGEATLSPDAVKAEYLAILESVAKP, encoded by the coding sequence TTGGCGGCGGACGGTCATGAAGTCACCGTCCTAACCGGCTTGCCCAACTATCCTGATGGCGTGATCAATCCGCCGTATCGCGGCAAGATCGGCTATCGGGAGACAATTGACGGCGTGGATGTGCGGCGGGTATGGGTCTTTGCATCCCCTAGCAAGCGCGCCCGGTCAAGATTAATTAATCAATTCAGTTTTATGATCATGACCGCTCTGCGCGGAACACGGCTCAGGCGCCCGGACGCGATACTGGTTGAGTCGCATCCGTTGTTCGTGACTTTGGCCGCGGGTTGGTTGCGGCGGCTCAAACGCGCGCACGTAGTGTTGAACGTTTCGGATTTATGGCCGGAGTCAGCCGTTGCGACCGGTATGTTGAGAGCTGAAAGCTTGCTCGTCAAAGTCGCGGCACGTATCGAGCGTTGGGCGTACAATGATGCCGCGCATATCATCGGAATGTCGCAGGGGATTGTCGATGGGATCGTGGCTGTGTTCCCTGAACCTCTTCGCGTAAGCCTGATCAAGAATGGGGTGGATTTGAACCTGTTCAAGCCGGCTGACCCAGTTGCGCGTGCCGGAGCGCGTGAAAAGCTTGGCCTCGGTACGGAGGCGTTTGTTGTGGCGCACATTGGCAACCAGAGTCTGACCTATGACTTCGACCTTATATTATTCGCTGCCGCCGCTTGTCCCGATATCACATTTCTATTCGCGGGGGGCGGATCACAAGCCGCGTATATCGAGTCACAGGTTACCACGCATCGGTTAAGTAACGTCCGACTCCTGGGTACCCTGCCGCATGACAGCATGCCGTTAGTTTGGGCAGCAGCAGACGTAAGCCTGTTAGCATTTCATGACCACACGGTCGCGGGTACAACAATCCCAGCGAAAATATACGAGTCATTCGCAACGGGAACGCCTTTAGTTGCGGCCATTCGTGGCGAGGGGGCGGCTTTAATTGAGAAAGCTGGTGCCGGAGTCATTGTTAGGGTCGGGGATAAACAGGCCTTTGTCCATGCGTTGCATGAAATGGCAGCATCTCCACAACGACTATCAGAGATGGGGCGGGCAGGTCGTGCTTACGGCGAAGCGACACTTTCTCCCGATGCTGTAAAAGCAGAGTATCTGGCGATACTGGAGAGTGTTGCCAAACCTTGA
- a CDS encoding ABC transporter substrate-binding protein, with amino-acid sequence MFFSCWQSVSHLLRHRDSGAGLTIGFSQIGSESAWRTAFTEAVKAEAEARGINLLFSDAQQSQENQIAAIRAWLAQGDVDAIILAPVIASGWDDVLQEAADSGVPVIIVDRNVDSDPSLFVTRVSSDFVHEGRLAAAWLVQATSGKCNIVELYGTVGSAAAEDRHTGFSQVIELFANMKITHSETGNFVRTEGKAVMESILSSEDPANICAVFAHNDDMAIGAIEAIKEAGLVPAQDILVVSVDAIPDIFNSMDAGETNATVELSPFMGGPAFDAVVAHLAGEELPKWIPVGGGLYTSRAAYDAEHQ; translated from the coding sequence TTGTTCTTCTCCTGCTGGCAATCTGTGTCCCATTTGTTGCGGCACAGGGATTCCGGCGCAGGCCTTACTATTGGCTTCTCGCAGATTGGTTCTGAAAGTGCCTGGCGTACTGCATTCACCGAAGCCGTCAAGGCCGAGGCGGAAGCGCGCGGCATCAACCTGCTGTTTTCCGATGCTCAGCAGAGCCAGGAAAACCAGATTGCAGCCATCCGCGCCTGGCTGGCCCAGGGTGACGTGGATGCCATCATTCTCGCCCCCGTGATCGCAAGCGGTTGGGACGATGTCCTGCAGGAAGCAGCCGATTCCGGCGTCCCTGTGATCATTGTCGACCGTAACGTGGATTCGGATCCGTCGCTGTTTGTCACCCGCGTGTCGTCCGACTTCGTGCATGAAGGCCGGCTTGCGGCTGCGTGGTTGGTCCAGGCGACCTCCGGCAAATGCAATATCGTCGAGCTGTACGGCACCGTCGGTTCTGCCGCCGCGGAAGACCGCCACACCGGTTTCTCGCAGGTCATCGAGCTGTTCGCCAACATGAAGATCACGCATTCGGAGACCGGCAACTTCGTGCGGACCGAGGGCAAGGCGGTTATGGAGAGCATCCTGAGCTCTGAAGATCCCGCCAATATCTGCGCCGTGTTCGCCCACAATGACGACATGGCGATTGGCGCCATCGAAGCCATCAAGGAAGCGGGCCTGGTTCCTGCTCAGGACATTCTGGTCGTGTCTGTTGATGCCATCCCTGACATCTTCAACTCGATGGATGCCGGCGAAACCAATGCCACCGTCGAACTCAGCCCGTTCATGGGCGGCCCGGCGTTTGACGCAGTCGTCGCGCACCTGGCTGGCGAAGAACTGCCGAAGTGGATCCCGGTTGGCGGCGGTCTCTACACGTCGCGCGCAGCCTATGATGCCGAACATCAGTAA
- a CDS encoding ABC transporter permease: protein MVNDRLVGSLINILDSSAPYALLSLGMALVIATKGIDLSVGAVMAICAAVAVVLVKSYEGGATEFYVQPGVVILITIVIGAVCGLWNGILVAFLELQPIIATLILMVAGRGIAQMITGGQSPTFTNDTLAFVGRGVVFGVPFPILIAIAVLIVVILLVRRTALGLLIESVGVNARASYYAGIQARMIKLFVYMLSGMCAAVAGMIVAGEVKSADPHTAGLFTELDAILAVVIGGTSLNGGRFNLFLSVLGVLIIQSMLAGLYVSSLHPTTNLVVKAVVVLAVLLLQSPEFRQFLTQPFRRTA, encoded by the coding sequence ATGGTGAACGATCGGCTGGTCGGCAGCCTGATCAACATCCTCGACAGCTCTGCGCCGTATGCCCTGCTCTCGTTGGGCATGGCTCTGGTCATCGCAACGAAAGGAATCGATCTTTCGGTTGGCGCGGTCATGGCCATCTGCGCGGCGGTGGCGGTCGTGCTGGTCAAGAGCTACGAAGGCGGCGCGACAGAGTTCTATGTGCAGCCTGGCGTGGTGATCCTGATCACGATAGTTATTGGCGCCGTTTGCGGCCTCTGGAACGGCATCCTGGTCGCGTTCCTGGAATTGCAGCCCATTATTGCGACCCTTATTCTCATGGTCGCGGGGCGCGGAATCGCGCAGATGATCACGGGAGGGCAATCGCCCACCTTCACCAATGACACGCTCGCATTTGTCGGGCGCGGCGTCGTGTTCGGCGTCCCGTTCCCGATCCTGATCGCGATTGCAGTTCTGATCGTCGTCATCCTGCTCGTCCGGCGGACCGCGCTCGGCCTGCTTATCGAATCGGTCGGCGTGAATGCCCGCGCGAGCTACTACGCCGGGATTCAGGCGCGCATGATCAAGCTCTTTGTCTACATGCTGTCAGGGATGTGCGCGGCGGTCGCCGGCATGATTGTGGCGGGAGAGGTCAAATCAGCTGATCCGCATACCGCCGGATTGTTCACGGAACTCGATGCCATCCTCGCGGTCGTGATCGGCGGCACCTCGCTAAACGGAGGGCGGTTCAATCTGTTTCTGAGCGTCCTGGGGGTCCTGATTATTCAGAGTATGCTCGCGGGCCTTTATGTAAGCTCGCTGCATCCGACAACCAATCTTGTCGTGAAGGCGGTAGTCGTTCTGGCCGTCCTGCTTCTGCAATCTCCGGAGTTCCGGCAGTTCCTGACCCAGCCGTTTAGGAGAACCGCATGA
- a CDS encoding glycosyltransferase: MTPLVTVVIPTYNSAKFIRDALESILSQTYPNIEIIVMDGASKDGTADIARAVAPNAIVISEPDRGQTHAINKGWAMAKGDIVTWLCADDGYYPETVADAVVALESNSGTRWVYGLADHLDENGIPSPMRHPVMPWNYSKLRDWGNYIIQPSTFLRKDVVDQKGMPDESLHYVMDYEYWLRIGNDIPGYFAPEIRVWVKNYRETKSRSGRTRRLIEIREMIRSHGGADIPSQMRWEWTAAYISEFVRHIRAWEFWHLGADAREIIHYPLTLPRALFKMMIGLVPPSTETRLRRLFVRRHDYLVGIPEHDRAAP, from the coding sequence GTGACTCCACTTGTTACAGTGGTAATTCCAACCTATAACAGCGCGAAATTCATCCGTGATGCGCTCGAGTCCATCCTCTCACAGACGTATCCGAACATCGAAATCATCGTCATGGATGGCGCATCGAAGGACGGGACAGCCGACATCGCGCGCGCCGTCGCGCCGAACGCGATCGTGATCTCCGAACCGGATCGCGGGCAAACCCATGCCATCAATAAAGGCTGGGCAATGGCGAAAGGTGATATCGTGACATGGCTCTGTGCTGACGATGGGTACTATCCAGAGACAGTTGCCGATGCGGTCGTCGCGCTGGAATCCAATAGCGGCACGCGCTGGGTCTACGGTTTGGCGGATCATCTCGATGAGAATGGCATACCCAGCCCAATGCGGCATCCAGTCATGCCGTGGAACTACTCTAAACTTAGAGACTGGGGTAATTACATAATCCAGCCATCGACGTTTCTTCGCAAAGATGTGGTTGACCAAAAGGGAATGCCTGATGAGAGTCTGCACTACGTGATGGACTATGAATACTGGCTCAGAATCGGAAATGATATACCCGGCTACTTCGCGCCAGAAATTCGGGTCTGGGTCAAGAATTACCGTGAAACAAAGTCGCGTAGTGGACGGACGAGGAGATTAATCGAAATACGAGAGATGATCCGTTCTCACGGTGGTGCGGATATTCCCTCGCAGATGCGCTGGGAGTGGACGGCAGCGTACATTTCAGAGTTCGTCAGGCATATTAGGGCATGGGAATTCTGGCACCTTGGAGCCGACGCCCGCGAGATTATTCACTATCCATTGACTTTACCGCGAGCGCTATTCAAGATGATGATAGGCCTCGTGCCACCATCGACCGAGACTCGTCTGCGCCGGTTGTTTGTTCGAAGACATGACTACCTTGTCGGAATCCCTGAGCATGACCGAGCCGCACCGTGA
- a CDS encoding ABC transporter permease, with protein sequence MRQTGGESQPTYHIRIEPAQGWASLNLAELWHYRDLLYILALRDIKLRYKQTALGVMWVIIQPLVAALIFAVIFGRFANLPSEGVPYLLLVFSATLAWNIFGGGLGRAGNSLITDSKLITKVYFPRIAVPISSSAAVLVDFAVGLLVMFVLLFAYGFGLSLNILLLPLMLVIALLATIGVSLLFSALNVYYRDFMYALPFIVQVWMYASPVVYSGGLIPEAVRPFHALNPMVGVIDGFRWCLLGTGDFPALTLAIAAGVSVILFLVGSRYSSVSSATLPTSCNPHIRYPRSR encoded by the coding sequence ATGAGACAAACTGGCGGCGAAAGCCAGCCCACCTATCACATCCGGATTGAGCCAGCACAGGGATGGGCCTCGCTTAACCTGGCTGAATTGTGGCATTACCGCGATTTGCTTTACATCCTCGCCTTGCGGGATATTAAGCTGCGGTATAAACAAACCGCGCTCGGTGTAATGTGGGTCATAATCCAACCTTTGGTGGCCGCGCTGATCTTTGCCGTGATCTTCGGGCGGTTCGCCAACCTTCCCTCAGAGGGCGTGCCTTATCTGCTCCTGGTCTTTTCAGCGACATTGGCCTGGAATATCTTCGGCGGGGGTTTGGGACGTGCGGGCAACAGCCTGATTACGGATTCAAAACTCATTACAAAAGTCTATTTTCCACGGATCGCCGTGCCAATTTCAAGTTCTGCCGCAGTACTGGTCGACTTCGCCGTCGGCCTTCTCGTGATGTTCGTGCTGTTGTTCGCCTATGGTTTTGGCCTCTCGCTGAACATTCTGCTCCTGCCGCTCATGCTGGTCATCGCTCTGTTGGCAACAATAGGCGTGAGTCTGCTTTTCTCGGCGCTGAATGTGTATTATCGTGACTTCATGTACGCTCTGCCGTTCATTGTCCAGGTCTGGATGTATGCTTCGCCTGTTGTCTATTCCGGCGGACTGATCCCGGAAGCGGTGCGCCCATTCCACGCACTGAACCCAATGGTCGGAGTGATCGACGGCTTCCGCTGGTGCCTGCTGGGGACGGGCGATTTCCCTGCCCTTACGCTGGCCATCGCCGCGGGAGTGAGCGTCATACTGTTCCTCGTCGGGTCTCGGTATTCCAGCGTATCGAGCGCAACTTTGCCGACGTCGTGTAACCCACATATACGCTACCCGAGATCCCGTTAG
- a CDS encoding ABC transporter ATP-binding protein has protein sequence MRNVAIRAVNLSKSYRIGANIASRQGYKTLQEDLVKFLRNPFRSRGGSEPFWALRDISFEVQHGEVLGIIGRNGAGKSTLLKVLSRITKPTSGYADVYGRIGSLLEVGTGFHPELTGRENIFLNGAILGMRRAEIQRRFDEIVDFAEIEQFLETPVKRYSSGMYMRLAFAVAAHLDPEILVVDEVLAVGDAKFQEKCLGKMREVASGGRTVLFVSHNMAAILGLCTRALLIDKGGIALDDSAANAVNRYVNDSTDVSSEVLFDLALPSRFETSPLRFRQLRLLNRENEVADYVDIAEGVTVEITYEVRRTIRFPQVGFLVWNQDGICVLTALDTDVIETIEDRVLNPGLYTVRCHIPGSLLRLGRYWIDLGSSIPNIEMFDEVKQAISFEVIGSAAAESKLSQTRLGVVAPRLDWVTLSYDAAIQTTPSLESRS, from the coding sequence ATGAGAAATGTGGCAATTCGTGCAGTTAACCTGAGCAAGTCTTATCGGATCGGCGCAAACATTGCCAGCCGGCAGGGCTATAAGACCTTACAGGAAGACCTTGTCAAATTCCTCAGGAATCCTTTTCGTTCCCGTGGAGGCAGTGAGCCGTTCTGGGCCTTGCGTGACATCTCGTTCGAAGTCCAACACGGCGAAGTCCTGGGCATCATCGGTCGCAACGGGGCCGGTAAGAGCACGCTGCTCAAGGTTCTTTCCCGCATCACCAAACCGACGAGCGGCTATGCGGACGTTTACGGGCGCATAGGTTCGCTGCTGGAGGTCGGTACCGGGTTTCATCCCGAACTCACCGGGCGCGAGAACATCTTCCTCAACGGCGCGATTTTGGGGATGCGGCGTGCGGAAATTCAGCGCCGTTTCGATGAGATCGTCGACTTTGCCGAAATTGAGCAGTTTCTGGAAACGCCGGTAAAGCGCTACAGCAGTGGGATGTACATGCGGCTTGCCTTCGCAGTAGCGGCCCATCTCGATCCGGAAATCCTGGTGGTCGATGAAGTCCTTGCCGTGGGTGACGCGAAATTCCAGGAGAAATGCCTCGGCAAGATGCGCGAAGTTGCGAGCGGCGGCCGGACTGTATTGTTTGTGAGCCACAATATGGCCGCAATACTTGGCTTATGTACGCGCGCCCTTCTGATTGACAAGGGCGGCATCGCGCTGGACGACTCGGCAGCGAATGCCGTCAATCGCTATGTCAACGACAGTACAGACGTCAGTAGCGAGGTTCTATTTGATTTGGCGCTTCCTTCACGATTTGAGACCTCACCGCTTCGCTTCAGACAGCTGCGCCTGCTCAATCGGGAAAACGAGGTGGCCGATTATGTCGATATCGCTGAGGGCGTCACTGTAGAGATTACATACGAGGTCCGACGTACAATCAGGTTCCCGCAGGTGGGCTTCCTCGTTTGGAATCAGGACGGTATTTGCGTTTTGACGGCGCTTGATACAGATGTCATTGAGACTATAGAGGACCGGGTCCTGAACCCTGGCCTCTATACTGTAAGATGCCATATTCCTGGATCCCTCTTACGCCTTGGTCGATATTGGATTGATCTGGGTTCAAGCATCCCCAATATTGAGATGTTTGATGAGGTCAAACAGGCGATCTCATTTGAAGTGATTGGAAGTGCCGCTGCTGAAAGTAAGTTGTCTCAAACTCGGCTAGG
- a CDS encoding glycosyltransferase family 4 protein, producing MKLEVWQLDPAQITPFYNFAVCTALVDAGCSVRYFTSQYLYDTELGDSEKVRKETIYFRGLNHKWLLNYPRLRRVLRGLSYPIGHYEFLRAVRRNRPEIVHIQWSRVPRFDLWLISRIQNLGIPVVHTVHDVVPLYALKGDIRPLAAIYEKVDCLLVHTDANKTDFLRSFPSVSPDKVSVIPLVEYKEAVVPEDASRESARRILGIPQNVPLIGYFGSIRHYKGIDVLGDAFLKIQAEHPEVHLLIGGKIDPLEKDKIPPVSVLREIPNLHLVEGYIPANETWPFFLAPNIFVLPYRHIYQSAALITAMGFRCPVIVTDVGGLPETIDGNGWIIPPEDPGALANAVLEALSDYDRLETMSRRSAWIIEERHSKMVVARTLVEIYRELLR from the coding sequence GTGAAACTTGAAGTCTGGCAACTTGATCCTGCACAGATCACACCGTTTTACAATTTCGCCGTATGCACTGCGCTTGTGGATGCTGGATGTTCCGTCCGCTACTTCACATCGCAATACTTGTATGACACCGAACTGGGTGACTCGGAGAAGGTACGAAAAGAGACGATCTACTTTCGCGGCCTCAACCACAAGTGGTTACTGAACTATCCGCGGTTACGACGAGTACTCCGTGGCCTCAGCTATCCGATTGGGCATTACGAGTTTCTTCGGGCAGTTCGGCGCAATCGCCCAGAAATTGTACACATTCAGTGGAGTCGCGTTCCACGCTTCGATCTCTGGTTAATTTCACGGATTCAGAACCTTGGCATACCGGTTGTTCATACTGTTCATGATGTAGTCCCCTTGTATGCCCTGAAAGGTGACATCAGGCCACTGGCGGCAATCTACGAAAAGGTTGATTGTCTTCTCGTCCACACAGATGCAAACAAGACGGACTTTCTTAGATCATTTCCTTCTGTATCTCCCGACAAAGTGAGCGTAATTCCACTTGTCGAATACAAGGAGGCAGTTGTACCGGAAGACGCAAGTAGAGAGTCTGCGCGGAGAATCCTCGGAATCCCTCAGAATGTACCCCTAATTGGTTATTTCGGCTCAATTCGCCACTACAAAGGCATTGATGTACTTGGGGATGCCTTCCTGAAAATCCAAGCAGAACATCCCGAAGTTCATCTCTTGATCGGAGGTAAGATTGACCCACTTGAGAAAGATAAGATCCCTCCTGTGTCAGTCTTGAGAGAGATACCAAACCTACATCTGGTTGAAGGGTATATTCCCGCAAACGAAACATGGCCTTTCTTTCTCGCGCCGAATATCTTCGTGCTTCCCTATCGCCACATTTATCAGAGCGCTGCACTAATCACCGCAATGGGCTTCAGGTGTCCGGTAATTGTCACAGATGTCGGCGGTCTGCCAGAAACAATCGACGGAAACGGTTGGATAATCCCGCCTGAGGATCCGGGAGCACTTGCCAATGCGGTCCTAGAGGCTCTATCTGACTATGATCGATTGGAAACAATGTCTAGGCGGTCAGCCTGGATAATTGAGGAGCGTCATTCCAAGATGGTAGTAGCACGGACGTTGGTAGAGATTTACCGAGAATTGCTTCGGTGA
- a CDS encoding aldo/keto reductase has translation MSTRTLFGAVALGQVTQDEADRTLDLLLEYGINHIDTAASYGDSELRIGPWMASYRDQFFLATKTGERTYAAAKTSFERSLDRLRVDSVDLIQLHYLVDEKEWEIAMGPGGALEYLLEARDKGLVKYIGVTGHDVAVTGMIQKSLERFDFDSVLLPYNYVMMQNPVYAAGFQEVLKMAQARGIAIQTIKSITRRPYHGEQTHAMWYEPLTTQDSIDKTVHWVLGQEGVFLNTAGDINLLPKVLDAANRFQARPSDAEMQAVVAEWGMEPLFT, from the coding sequence ATGAGCACCCGAACCCTGTTCGGCGCCGTGGCACTCGGCCAGGTGACGCAGGATGAAGCTGACCGAACGCTCGACCTGCTGCTGGAATACGGGATTAACCATATCGATACGGCCGCCAGCTACGGCGACTCGGAACTGCGGATTGGCCCGTGGATGGCAAGCTATCGCGATCAGTTTTTTCTCGCGACCAAGACCGGCGAACGCACGTATGCCGCAGCCAAGACCAGTTTTGAACGCTCACTTGACCGCCTGCGCGTTGACTCCGTGGATCTCATCCAACTGCATTATCTGGTGGATGAGAAGGAATGGGAAATCGCAATGGGGCCCGGCGGCGCACTGGAATATCTTCTGGAGGCGCGCGACAAAGGGCTTGTGAAGTATATCGGCGTCACCGGGCATGATGTTGCGGTTACCGGGATGATTCAGAAGAGTCTGGAGCGTTTCGACTTCGACTCCGTGCTGCTGCCCTACAACTATGTGATGATGCAGAACCCGGTCTATGCGGCGGGCTTCCAGGAAGTGCTGAAGATGGCCCAGGCACGCGGTATCGCCATCCAGACAATCAAATCGATCACCAGACGCCCGTATCATGGCGAGCAGACTCATGCTATGTGGTACGAGCCGCTGACCACCCAGGACAGCATCGACAAAACGGTGCATTGGGTGCTGGGTCAGGAGGGAGTGTTCCTGAACACTGCCGGGGACATCAATCTACTGCCCAAGGTACTGGATGCAGCCAATCGCTTTCAGGCCCGTCCCTCCGACGCCGAAATGCAGGCCGTTGTCGCGGAATGGGGGATGGAGCCGCTGTTTACCTGA